From a region of the Eublepharis macularius isolate TG4126 chromosome 7, MPM_Emac_v1.0, whole genome shotgun sequence genome:
- the MYLIP gene encoding E3 ubiquitin-protein ligase MYLIP → MLCYVTRPDAVVMEVEVEAKANGEDCLNQVCRRLGIIEVDYFGLQFTGSKGENLWLNLRNRISQQMDGLPPYRLKLRVKFFVEPHLILQEQTRHMFFLHIEEDLLAGNLQCSCEHAIELSALLAQLKFGDYNQNTAKYHYGEFCTKELTTSVLESITTKHKELEGLSQASAEYQVLQIVSTLETYGVEWHSVRDSEGQKLFIGVGPEGISICKDDFIPINRIAYPVVQMATQSGKNVYLTVTKESGNSIVHLFKMISTRAASGLYRAITETHAFYRCDTVTSAVMMQYSRDLKGHLASLFLNENINLGKKYVFDIKRTSKEAYDHARRALYNAGIVDLVSRSDQSPPSSPLKTSESSMNCDTCEGLSCQQTKALQEKLRKLKESLLCMVCCEEEINSTFCPCGHTVCCESCAAQLQSCPVCRSRVEHVQHVYLPTHTSLLNLTVI, encoded by the exons ATGCTGTGCTATGTGACCAGGCCGGACGCGGtggtgatggaggtggaggtggaggccAAAGCCAACGGCGAAGACTGCCTCAACCAG GTTTGCAGACGATTGGGGATTATAGAGGTTGATTACTTTGGACTCCAGTTCACAggcagcaaaggagagaacttaTGGTTGAATTTGAGAAATAGAATATCTCAACAGATGGATGGTCTGCCTCCTTACAGACTGAAATTGCGTGTCAAGTTCTTTGTGGAACCCCATCTTATCTTGCAAGAGCAGACAAG GCATATGTTTTTCTTGCATATAGAGGAGGATCTTCTGGCTGGTAATCTTCAGTGTTCTTGTGAGCATGCAATTGAACTTAGTGCACTGCTTGCCCAGTTGAAGTTTGGGGATTATAATCAAAATACTGCCAAATATCACTATGGAGAGTTCTGTACAAAGGAGCTCACTACTTCTGTTTTGGAAAG TATTACTACAAAACATAAGGAACTTGAAGGCCTCAGCCAGGCTTCAGCAGAGTATCAAGTTTTACAGATTGTGTCTACACTGGAGACCTATGGAGTAGAGTGGCATTCTGTAAGAGACAGTGAAGGGCAAAAACTTTTTATCGGTGTTGGTCCTGAAGGAATTTCCATATGTAAAGATGACTTCATTCCTATTAACAG GATTGCATACCCAGTTGTTCAAATGGCaacacagtctggaaaaaatgtgTACTTGACTGTCACAAAGGAGTCTGGCAATAGTATAGTTCACCTTTTCAAGATGATCAGCACTAGAGCAGCTAGTGGGCTGTACAGAGCAATAACTGAAACACATGCATTTTACAG GTGTGACACTGTTACTAGTGCTGTCATGATGCAGTATAGTCGAGACTTAAAAGGCCACTTAGCATCCTTGTTCCTGAATGAAAACATTAATCTTGGCAAAAAATACGTGTTTGATATTAAGCGAACATCAAAGGAGGCTTATGATCATGCAAGACGAGCGCTTTACAATGCTGGCATTGTGGATCTTGTTTCAAGAAGTGACCAGAGTCCACCAAGTTCACCCCTTAAGACTTCAGAAAGTAGTATGAACTGTGACACCTGTGAAGGTCTCAGCTGCCAGCAGACAAAGGCTCTTCAAGAAAAGTTGCGGAAGCTTAAAGAATCTCTGTTGTGTATGGTGTGTTGTGAAGaagaaataaattctactttttgtCCATGTGGCCACACTGTATGCTGTGAGTCATGTGCTGCACAGTTACAG TCATGCCCAGTTTGCCGATCTCGAGTAGAGCACGTCCAGCATGTCTATCTGCCTACCCATACCAGTTTGCTTAATCTGACGGTAATATGA